Proteins encoded together in one Lathyrus oleraceus cultivar Zhongwan6 chromosome 5, CAAS_Psat_ZW6_1.0, whole genome shotgun sequence window:
- the LOC127085460 gene encoding uncharacterized protein LOC127085460 isoform X2 — MDQVQTELAEMRANMAQFMTMMQGVVQGQEELRALAQRLEAVIPPVHRAPPVDVPVHENAAVTILVNDYAVGDELKGIRISEQPLAAETVNVRATRAPVRHPGFSSSSGSKKTFSGAPKRGESETNVVHRRRSANRGQFRQAAVVTIPATQPQQQQRRPVQQYQHQQPRPQQQVYQPHNGNQASTSNERKKITFDPIPMSYAELYPSLLERNLITPREPPPIPVNPRWWYRPEQHCVYHSGAPGHDVDSCFQLKMKVQDLVRSGILILEDLGPNANQA, encoded by the coding sequence atggatcaggttcagactgagttggctgagatgagggcgaacatggcccagttcatgacaatgatgcaaggagttgttcaggggcaagaggagctgcgtgccttagcccagagactggaagctgtgattccaccagtccaccgtgctccaccagtggatgtacctgttcatgagaatgctgctgtcactattctcgtcaatgattatgccgtgggtgatgaattgaaggggatcagaattagtgaacagcctcttgctgcagagactgttaatgtcagagcaacccgcgctccggttcgccatcctggcttttcaagttcttccggttctaagaagacattctctggggcacccaaaaggggagaaagtgaaacaaatgttgtgcaccgtcggaggagtgcaaacagaggacagttTCGTCAGGCTGCtgttgtgactattccagcaactcaacctcaacaacagcagagaagaccagttcagcaatatcagcatcaacaaccTCGTCCTCAACAGCAGGTTTACCAGCCTCACAAcggtaatcaagccagtacaagtaatgagaggaagaagatcacttttgatccaatccccatgtcctacgccgaactgtatccctctctgttagagcggaacttgattacaCCCAGAGAACCGCCGCCCATAcctgtcaaccctcggtggtggtataggcctgaacagcattgtgtgtatcattcgggtgctcctggtcatgatgtggatagttgtttccagctgaagatgaaggttcaagaccttgtgaggtcaggtattctgattttggaagacttaggtcccaatgctaatcaagcTTGA